A genomic window from Ascaphus truei isolate aAscTru1 chromosome 1, aAscTru1.hap1, whole genome shotgun sequence includes:
- the LOC142499807 gene encoding uncharacterized protein LOC142499807 yields MLLLYIVAPGGHVSPEMEQVSSPGSASSTLLEEHHGDEDDEYDEDDATEETEIQSCDHEEVPIETVVPPNRPSTSTYDAIVASEGKIVDAENRRHSDMMTVLERMIGLQEETVSQLAHLHRVFIEVPKQLQKINTSFEALVVQQTQANYWRMTNVPQFNTSQPGSVHAGQFSPHSSDIHSPGPNVTGQVAEIAVQVPDDILPLPSVQNQQLTPTKEPTKTKYKQLLLTSFWSKTKQDTHETDQPSLVQCLPTCSHVSLGTSPVREQSLPKSPVGESLPKSPVGESLPKSPVGESLPKSPVGESLPKSPVGESLATSPVGESLATSPVGEQSLATSPAREVPEATQSGSVVPKVGGKRKRKIQETTSRPVTRSQKEQKK; encoded by the exons atgttattgttatatatagttgcccctggaggacatgtgtcacctgagatggaacaagtgtcttcacctgggtcagccagctcaacactactagaag aacatcatggtgatgaggatgatgagtatgatgaggatgacgccacagaagagactgaaatacaatcatgtgaccatgaagaggtgccaatagaaactgttgtaccgccaaatcgtccatcaacttccacatacgatgcaattgtagcttcagagggaaaaatagtggacgcagaaaatcgtcgccattcagacatgatgacagtgctggaaaggatgattggactgcaggaagaaacagtatcacaattggcacatctccacagagtcttcattgaagtgcctaaacagttgcaaaaaatcaacacctcattcgaagcattagttgttcagcaaacacaagctaattactggagaatgactaatgtaccacaattcaacacctcccagccaggatctgttcatgcaggtcagttttcaccacattcatctgatattcattcaccaggcccaaatgttaccggtcaagtagcagagattgctgtgcaggttcctgacgacatactaccactgccatctgtacaaaatcagcagctgacacctacaaaggagcccacaaaaacaaaatacaagcagttactactgaccagtttttggtcaaaaacaaaacaagacacacatgaaacagaccaaccatcacttgtgcagtgtctaccaacttgctcacatgtgtcactgggcacaagccctgtccgtgaacagtcactacccaaaagccctgtaggtgagtcgctgcccaaaagccctgtaggtgagtcgctgcccaaaagccctgtaggtgagtcgctgcccaaaagccctgtaggtgaatcactgcccaaaagccctgtaggtgagtcactggccacaagccctgtaggtgagtcactggccacaagccccgtaggtgaacagtcactggccacaagccctgcccgtgaagtgccagaggccactcaaagtggctctgttgtgcctaaagttggtggcaaaagaaaaaggaaaattcaagagacaacaagcaggcctgttactcgctcgcaaaaggaacaaaaaaaataa